A window of Thermococcus aggregans contains these coding sequences:
- a CDS encoding hydrogenase 3 maturation endopeptidase HyCI: MELEDFFKGAKKVVVCGIGNDVRGDDAFGVYVVETLKERVSNPKVVFLNCGEMPESYTGKIMRENPSHVVFIDAVHFEGKPGEIVLADPEGTLGEAFSTHKMPLKLLVGYLRQNINAKFLLIGAQPKQTGLFVEMSKELKESAERLISLLEKILAEI, from the coding sequence ATGGAGCTTGAGGATTTCTTTAAAGGAGCAAAAAAGGTTGTAGTGTGCGGCATTGGAAACGACGTTAGAGGGGACGATGCTTTTGGGGTTTATGTCGTTGAGACGTTAAAAGAAAGGGTCTCGAACCCCAAGGTTGTGTTTTTAAACTGCGGCGAAATGCCTGAGAGCTATACCGGCAAGATAATGAGGGAAAACCCATCCCATGTGGTCTTTATAGATGCGGTACACTTTGAGGGAAAGCCGGGTGAGATAGTTTTGGCCGATCCAGAAGGAACTCTTGGGGAGGCGTTTTCAACCCACAAGATGCCCCTAAAGCTTCTGGTTGGCTATCTAAGGCAGAACATAAATGCCAAGTTCCTTCTAATCGGGGCTCAGCCAAAGCAAACCGGGCTTTTTGTTGAGATGAGCAAAGAGCTTAAAGAGAGCGCAGAAAGGCTCATCAGCCTCTTAGAAAAAATTTTGGCGGAGATTTGA
- a CDS encoding Mrp/NBP35 family ATP-binding protein, which yields MIDPRIKAVEARLEKVKRIIPVVSGKGGVGKSMVSTTLALLLAKKGYKVGLLDLDFHGASDHVILGFEPKEFPEEDKGVIPPEVHGIKLMSIVYYSEDKPTPLRGMEISDALIELLAITRWDELDFLVIDMPPGMGDQFLDVLRFLKRGEFLVVATPSKLAVNVVKKLLELLKEQNLKILGIVENMKLDEEKDIENLAKEFNVPYLVGIPLYKDLEERIGNVEELLNSEFAKKIEKIADSL from the coding sequence ATGATCGACCCGAGGATAAAGGCAGTCGAGGCCAGGCTCGAGAAGGTTAAGAGAATCATCCCTGTAGTGAGCGGCAAAGGAGGAGTAGGAAAATCAATGGTTTCTACAACTCTGGCACTCCTTCTTGCAAAGAAGGGATATAAAGTCGGCCTTTTAGACCTTGACTTCCACGGGGCAAGTGACCATGTTATACTTGGCTTTGAGCCCAAGGAATTTCCGGAAGAGGATAAAGGTGTTATTCCCCCAGAAGTTCATGGGATTAAGCTCATGAGCATCGTTTATTACTCCGAGGATAAGCCCACCCCATTGAGAGGGATGGAAATAAGCGACGCTTTAATAGAGCTTTTGGCCATAACAAGGTGGGACGAGCTTGATTTCCTTGTAATTGATATGCCTCCTGGAATGGGAGACCAATTTTTGGACGTTTTGAGGTTCCTCAAGAGAGGTGAGTTCCTCGTTGTGGCAACACCTTCAAAGCTTGCCGTTAACGTGGTCAAAAAGCTCTTGGAGCTTCTAAAGGAGCAGAATCTTAAAATACTCGGCATAGTGGAGAACATGAAGCTTGACGAAGAGAAGGACATAGAAAACCTCGCCAAGGAATTCAACGTCCCGTACCTAGTCGGCATTCCTCTCTATAAAGATCTCGAGGAGAGAATAGGGAACGTGGAGGAACTCTTAAACAGCGAATTTGCAAAGAAAATTGAAAAAATTGCCGATTCTCTTTAA
- the hypA gene encoding hydrogenase nickel incorporation protein HypA: MHEWALADGIVRTAIEFARQHGKEKVLGMRIVLGELQDVNPEILEFAINEIKKGTIAEDAEVEFVIEEAEFKCRNCGHEWKLKDVKEGFDERIKEDIHFIPEVVHAFLACPKCGSRDFEVTKGRGVYLAAIKVEGDGE, translated from the coding sequence ATGCACGAATGGGCGCTCGCTGACGGTATAGTTAGGACTGCAATTGAATTTGCAAGACAGCATGGAAAAGAAAAAGTTTTGGGCATGAGGATTGTTCTCGGAGAGCTGCAGGATGTTAATCCGGAGATTCTTGAGTTTGCTATCAACGAAATAAAGAAAGGAACGATTGCAGAGGATGCAGAGGTTGAGTTCGTGATTGAGGAAGCAGAATTCAAGTGCAGAAACTGTGGACATGAGTGGAAGCTCAAAGACGTCAAGGAGGGGTTTGACGAGAGAATAAAGGAGGACATACACTTCATACCCGAAGTAGTTCACGCCTTCCTTGCCTGCCCAAAGTGCGGGAGCAGGGATTTCGAGGTCACGAAGGGAAGGGGCGTTTACCTAGCTGCAATAAAAGTTGAAGGTGATGGAGAATGA